In Aedes albopictus strain Foshan chromosome 3, AalbF5, whole genome shotgun sequence, the following are encoded in one genomic region:
- the LOC134291974 gene encoding uncharacterized protein LOC134291974 gives MMPENEVYDCGACERPNSADVGMVACDSCAVWYHYVCAGVSPGIRDRTWRCGKCQPVLPPEITGTKKKTSKKLPASLSVLGATSEITKTSNAELKKTSDKSKSSAKSKAMAVSNAAAGGEPSAGNVTPIKNPEVVISTKPSDREMRSSKSSTSTTRARAQLALQRLEDERLLEERKLKQERARLEEESIRLEKEKLLKEREHAIQAKELAIQEKYLREKFELEDQIADEESSQNSSVSGRKSRTKAWLKSQHELSQHSRHNDLASSIRPPQVDAGSERGEAHRPNVLDGVSNFRTERDGSDNRRRYYGVEPNASRLPHEDEGSVMSSHGVGPNAAQIAARQIWPKKLPTFSGDPEEWPIFVHSFESANAACGFSDVENVIRLRECLRGPARDAVVTKLMFPESVRAIMDTLRRLYGRPEILVKNLLDKVRRVEAPKPERLDSLINFGLTVQQLCDHLAAAKLKGHLSNPTLLGELVEKLPASIKMEWARFKRAYSEPTLQHFGMFMEEIVDDASEVTIATQQKSTGGRVDKDKPKERGHVYSHEDTSGMQNHVPERQPCPICGKTDHRVRNCERFQQLGLEARLKAVERCKLCEVCLFDHGQWKCRSRIRCNVAQCRARHNPLLHRPTQESRQRQLRASECNTHERTQRSVLFRIIPVTLFNGNTKCETFAFLDEGSSLTLIETGLARQLGVTGVPEPLELRWTASVMRNEKDSKRVDLEIAGKGLPRRFVLKNAHTVEELNLPNQSLMFGVLSERFAHLRNLPISSYSEATPRILLGLENLSLFAPLDSCVGRPGEPIAVKSLLGWSIYGPDGNGHSKKGFLNVHQCNCDSDRELNDLVRQQFVLEESLTRQTPMLQSAEEKRACEILDSTTKFVDGRYETALLWKTDDVEVPDSLPMAMKRLKSFEAQLAKNSSLRDSVNQQIIDYIQKGYIHKATEEELVEISSRQVWYLPLGLVTHPKKQKKRLVWDGRAQVNGVSLNSLLLKGPDLLVSLPSVICKFREKRIGFGGDIREMFLQLRMRQSDKYFQCFLFQFDPRYPPEVYIADVAMFGATCSPCVAQYVLRVNADKWANEFPLAAEAIKNKTYMDDYYDSADTPEEAAELAVQVRTVHARGGFEMRNWVSNSDEVLEKLGETPDKEPRLLQSVPEERWERVLGMLWHPDSDTLTFSTELASELLPFVSDNRRPTKRIALRIIMSLFDPLGLLAPYLVHGRTLIQDLWRSGVQWDEVMKDEEFAKWTRWVELLPAISELSVPRCYFALMDPLFYRTLQCHVFTDASEAGYGCAVYFRIKDDSEQVQCTLVMAKSKVAPLKHLSIPRLELEAAVLGSRMVNTVLSNHSVQPRDVYLWTDSSTVLSWIRSDHRRYKQFVAHRIGEILSLTQAECWRWVSSKDNVADCLTKWVRDTEPDSNGRWFKGPAFLYLPEDEWPQQRVKTNTAEELRTSFVLAHISLPATIIDVSRISKWSVLLRTVACLYRFISNCRLRVLGRPIETIPATINQIKCLKRSVPSCGVPLKQEEFQRAECFLWRTAQSECYPDEMRTLLKNRDQPVAEWKSIEKSSPLYKLSPFADEYGIVRMEGRTAAAAHANFDARFPIILPRDNQITQLLLEFYHHQCGHANTETVVNEVRQRFEISRLRSAVGNVSRNCIACKVRKCKPFPPRMAPLPEHRLTPNVRPFSYVGIDYMGPLEVTVGRRREKRYVAVFTCLVVRAVHLEVAYDLSTESCIMAIRRFTRRRGSPVQIFSDNGTNFVGASRELQKQIALGCAGTFTDARTKWSFNPPSAPHMGGVWERMVRSVKEGMTTLDDGRKLTDEILWTTLVEVEGLINSRPLTYMPQEMNNSEALTPNHFILGCSSGAHEPMEPPDDLGCVLRSSFLRSQQLANDVWERWSKEYLPTINRRTKWLDEVRSLKVGDLVYLAEGKRRSWTRGIVEEVIFGKDGRVRQAIVRTPTGKLKRPVVKLAMLELGGSTVDPSLDPRGGGCSGSTDNDTHQHRLQNTCEANCHSFRQ, from the coding sequence ATGATGCCTGAGAACGAAGTCTACGATTGCGGCGCTTGCGAGCGACCGAATTCCGCCGATGTGGGTATGGTGGCGTGCGATAGTTGTGCCGTTTGGTACCACTACGTTTGTGCCGGAGTTTCGCCAGGAATCCGCGACCGAACGTGGAGATGTGGTAAGTGTCAGCCCGTGCTACCTCCGGAAATCACCGGGACGAAGAAGAAGACGAGTAAAAAGCTTCCGGCGAGCTTGAGTGTCCTCGGTGCGACGAGTGAGATTACGAAGACAAGCAACGCCGAACTGAAGAAAACGTCCGACAAGTCCAAAAGCTCTGCGAAATCCAAGGCTATGGCTGTTTCCAACGCCGCCGCGGGCGGTGAACCCTCCGCCGGAAATGTGACTCCGATAAAGAATCCGGAAGTTGTAATTTCTACCAAACCGTCCGATAGGGAGATGCGATCTTCCAAGTCCAGTACTTCAACCACCAGGGCTCGAGCGCAATTAGCATTGCAGCGATTAGAGGATGAGCGACTGTTGGAGGAACGGAAATTGAAGCAGGAACGGGCGCGGCTGGAGGAAGAAAGCATCCGGCTGGAGAAGGAGAAACTACTAAAGGAACGGGAGCACGCTATTCAGGCTAAGGAATTGGCGATACAAGAGAAGTACTTGCGGGAGAAGTTCGAGTTGGAAGATCAGATTGCTGACGAGGAAAGCAGCCAAAATTCTAGCGTTTCGGGTCGCAAGAGTAGGACCAAGGCCTGGTTGAAAAGTCAACACGAACTAAGCCAGCACAGCAGACATAACGATTTGGCAAGTTCAATTCGACCACCACAAGTCGACGCGGGAAGCGAACGCGGAGAAGCCCACAGACCAAACGTTTTGGACGGGGTTTCCAACTTTCGGACGGAGCGCGATGGTTCCGACAACCGACGTCGTTACTACGGAGTTGAACCGAATGCTTCCAGGTTGCCGCATGAGGACGAAGGATCCGTGATGAGCTCACACGGGGTGGGGCCAAACGCCGCCCAGATAGCTGCGAGACAGATTTGGCCGAAGAAGCTTCCCACATTTTCGGGTGATCCGGAAGAATGGCCGATATTCGTCCACAGCTTCGAGTCGGCCAATGCCGCGTGCGGTTTTTCGGACGTAGAGAACGTCATTCGTCTACGCGAGTGTTTGCGAGGTCCAGCACGAGATGCCGTCGTCACGAAGCTCATGTTTCCCGAAAGCGTCAGAGCGATTATGGACACCCTGCGGCGATTGTACGGCAGACCGGAGATTTTGGTGAAAAACCTACTTGACAAGGTTCGTCGGGTGGAGGCACCAAAGCCTGAGAGACTGGATTCGTTGATCAACTTTGGGCTGACGGTGCAGCAGCTATGCGACCACTTGGCAGCCGCAAAACTGAAGGGTCATCTGTCGAATCCCACCTTGCTTGGGGAATTAGTGGAAAAGTTGCCAGCCTCAATTAAGATGGAGTGGGCCAGGTTCAAAAGGGCGTATAGTGAACCAACGCTTCAGCACTTCGGCATGTTTATGGAGGAGATAGTTGACGACGCCAGTGAAGTTACGATCGCCACTCAACAGAAATCAACCGGTGGGAGAGTCGACAAGGACAAACCGAAGGAAAGGGGACATGTATATTCCCATGAAGACACGTCGGGAATGCAGAACCACGTACCAGAGAGACAACCTTGCCCGATCTGCGGAAAAACAGATCATCGTGTAAGAAACTGTGAACGATTCCAGCAGCTAGGACTCGAAGCTCGTCTAAAGGCCGTCGAACGATGCAAGTTGTGCGAAGTTTGCTTGTTCGATCACGGGCAATGGAAGTGTCGTTCGAGAATCCGATGTAACGTTGCCCAATGCCGGGCTCGTCATAACCCACTACTGCATCGCCCAACGCAAGAATCACGTCAGCGTCAGCTCCGAGCTTCGGAGTGTAATACGCACGAGCGAACGCAAAGATCGGTCCTTTTCAGGATCATTCCTGTTACACTTTTCAACGGAAATACGAAATGTGAAACATTCGCGTTTTTGGATGAGGGATCCTCGCTGACCCTTATCGAAACTGGCTTGGCGCGTCAGCTTGGTGTCACAGGTGTTCCAGAGCCCTTGGAATTGCGTTGGACTGCAAGCGTGATGCGTAACGAGAAGGATTCAAAGCGTGTGGACCTGGAGATAGCCGGAAAAGGTCTGCCGAGACGCTTCGTCTTGAAAAATGCTCACACTGTCGAAGAATTGAACCTACCCAACCAGAGCCTGATGTTTGGCGTACTGTCGGAAAGGTTCGCACATCTCCGGAATCTCCCCATATCGTCGTACTCTGAAGCCACTCCGAGGATCCTTCTAGGACTAGAGAACCTCAGTCTTTTTGCGCCGCTGGATAGCTGCGTGGGCCGACCGGGAGAACCAATCGCCGTGAAGTCTCTGCTAGGTTGGTCTATCTATGGACCTGATGGAAATGGACATTCAAAAAAAGGCTTTCTAAACGTACACCAATGCAATTGTGACTCCGACCGAGAACTAAACGACCTTGTCCGGCAGCAGTTTGTACTGGAGGAGTCGCTAACCAGGCAAACACCAATGCTTCAGTCCGCTGAAGAAAAGAGAGCCTGTGAGATACTGGACAGCACTACAAAGTTTGTGGATGGGCGGTATGAAACTGCTTTGCTCTGGAAAACCGATGATGTTGAGGTGCCGGATAGCCTTCCAATGGCGATGAAGCGACTGAAAAGTTTCGAGGCTCAATTAGCCAAAAATTCGAGTCTACGGGACAGCGTGAACCAGCAAATCATCGATTATATACAGAAGGGCTATATTCACAAGGCCACGGAAGAAGAACTGGTCGAGATCAGCAGCAGACAAGTGTGGTACTTACCGCTGGGCTTGGTGACGCATCCAAAGAAGCAGAAAAAGCGACTGGTTTGGGACGGTAGGGCGCAGGTGAACGGAGTCTCACTAAACTCGCTGTTGCTAAAGGGCCCTGACCTTCTGGTGTCGCTCCCGTCTGTAATTTGCAAGTTCCGCGAGAAACGCATCGGATTTGGAGGCGATATCCGGGAAATGTTTTTACAACTACGAATGCGACAATCGGACAAGTATTTTCAGTGCTTCTTGTTCCAGTTCGATCCTCGTTATCCACCTGAAGTGTACATAGCGGACGTTGCGATGTTCGGAGCAACTTGTTCGCCCTGCGTTGCGCAGTATGTGCTACGTGTCAATGCGGATAAATGGGCGAACGAATTTCCTTTGGCGGCGGAGGCGATCAAAAATAAAACCTACATGGACGATTACTACGACAGCGCCGATACTCCTGAAGAAGCGGCAGAATTAGCCGTGCAAGTACGTACCGTCCATGCCCGCGGAGGATTCGAGATGAGGAACTGGGTTAGCAACAGTGACGAAGTGTTGGAAAAGCTCGGCGAAACTCCGGACAAGGAACCACGTTTGCTGCAATCTGTCCCGGAAGAAAGGTGGGAACGTGTTCTAGGGATGTTGTGGCACCCGGATTCCGATACTTTGACCTTTTCAACCGAACTGGCGTCAGAGTTACTTCCCTTTGTCTCCGATAATAGAAGGCCGACGAAACGCATTGCTCTTAGGATCATTATGAGCCTTTTTGATCCCCTTGGCTTGTTAGCACCGTACCTTGTCCACGGACGTACTTTGATCCAAGATCTGTGGAGAAGTGGAGTACAATGGGATGAGGTAATGAAGGACGAGGAGTTTGCCAAATGGACGCGCTGGGTGGAACTGCTACCCGCTATAAGTGAGCTTAGCGTTCCGCGTTGCTACTTCGCCCTGATGGATCCACTGTTTTATCGAACGCTACAGTGTCACGTTTTCACTGACGCCAGCGAAGCCGGCTATGGATGTGCTGTGTACTTCCGCATTAAGGACGATTCCGAACAAGTGCAATGTACATTGGTTATGGCGAAAAGCAAAGTGGCCCCCCTTAAGCACCTGTCGATACCACGGTTAGAATTGGAAGCGGCAGTGTTGGGGTCGAGAATGGTAAACACTGTTCTGTCGAACCATTCTGTACAACCTCGGGACGTGTATTTGTGGACCGATTCATCGACGGTACTCTCGTGGATTCGCTCGGACCATAGACGATACAAACAGTTTGTCGCTCATCGTATCGGAGAGATATTGTCGTTAACACAAGCTGAGTGCTGGCGATGGGTATCATCCAAGGACAACGTGGCCGACTGCCTGACGAAATGGGTACGCGACACAGAACCGGATTCGAATGGTAGATGGTTTAAAGGACCAGCGTTTCTCTACCTTCCTGAAGATGAGTGGCCGCAACAACGAGTGAAGACGAACACTGCCGAAGAGTTGCGAACGAGTTTCGTGTTGGCTCACATCTCGCTGCCCGCCACGATTATAGATGTTTCAAGGATCTCGAAGTGGAGCGTATTACTGCGAACTGTAGCCTGCCTATATCGCTTCATCAGCAACTGTCGATTGCGCGTTCTTGGGCGGCCAATAGAAACTATACCAGCAACTATAAACCAAATTAAATGTCTCAAACGGTCGGTTCCCTCGTGTGGTGTGCCACTGAAGCAAGAAGAGTTCCAGCGAGCAGAGTGCTTTCTATGGAGAACGGCACAAAGCGAATGCTATCCGGATGAAATGCGAACCCTGTTGAAGAACCGCGATCAGCCTGTCGCGGAGTGGAAGTCCATCGAGAAGAGCAGCCCGCTGTATAAGCTGTCACCGTTCGCCGACGAATACGGAATTGTTCGAATGGAGGGAAGGACAGCTGCCGCTGCCCACGCGAATTTCGACGCGAGGTTCCCTATAATACTCCCCAGGGACAATCAGATTACCCAGCTACTGTTGGAATTCTACCATCATCAATGCGGCCACGCGAACACAGAAACGGTCGTTAACGAAGTTCGTCAACGTTTCGAGATATCGCGTCTACGCTCGGCTGTCGGAAACGTTAGCCGGAATTGTATCGCTTGCAAGGTACGCAAGTGTAAACCGTTTCCTCCTCGAATGGCACCTTTACCCGAACACCGATTGACTCCGAACGTCCGACCCTTTAGTTACGTTGGCATTGATTACATGGGCCCATTGGAAGTGACCGTTGGTCGGCGCAGAGAAAAGCGATACGTAGCGGTTTTCACTTGCCTCGTGGTTCGTGCCGTTCATTTGGAGGTTGCATACGATTTGTCTACTGAATCGTGTATTATGGCTATCCGGAGATTCACTCGACGACGCGGATCTCCTGTTCAAATCTTCTCGGACAATGGCACTAACTTTGTGGGTGCCAGCCGAGAACTACAAAAGCAAATAGCTCTTGGTTGCGCCGGTACTTTCACCGATGCGCGAACCAAATGGTCCTTCAATCCCCCCTCCGCTCCACACATGGGCGGAGTGTGGGAACGAATGGTGCGGAGCGTAAAAGAAGGCATGACTACGTTGGACGATGGGCGCAAATTGACCGATGAAATATTGTGGACAACGCTTGTCGAAGTAGAGGGGTTGATTAACTCCCGACCGCTCACCTACATGCCGCAGGAGATGAATAATTCCGAAGCCTTGACTCCAAATCATTTTATACTCGGATGTTCGTCTGGTGCGCACGAGCCTATGGAACCGCCGGACGACCTCGGATGTGTCCTGCGGAGTAGCTTCCTAAGATCTCAGCAGTTAGCGAACGACGTCTGGGAGCGATGGTCGAAAGAATATCTCCCAACCATC